One Myxococcus xanthus DNA segment encodes these proteins:
- a CDS encoding sensor histidine kinase: MPLRATLLPLLLPAVVVATLVALLDGPKEVFAAALVALAGSLMSLGVSRGTMQRQLDLLARHTRERAEGGASTAAPGVPERLDEVAGLEGAIDSLHAQLSARNAALTQEARTLTAVLDGMTEGVWVTDAEGTVVRHNDALRPLLASTNSPLTGQRPLALIRNEALHDAVMRACRESASSHLELTLDGHFPRTLSIRVTPLAKDLPGSAAVFHDVTELRRLEKVRKDFVANVSHELRTPITAIRGYAETLQGGALNDPVMAPKMVEIIHRQSERLSELVEDLLELSRLESREVSLKLARVTLADAAARAADTVRPKAGGKGQVVSLHVPQDLLAVGDPRAVEQVLLNLLDNAVKYTPAGGRVDVYGEYEQGRCVVRVKDTGVGIEAKHQSRIFERFYRVDKGRSRDMGGTGLGLAIVKHLLQAMDGEVKVESEPNGGSTFTIFLPLAASSSAATG; this comes from the coding sequence ATGCCCCTGCGCGCCACACTCCTTCCGCTCCTGCTGCCCGCCGTCGTCGTCGCGACGCTCGTCGCCCTCCTCGACGGGCCGAAGGAGGTCTTCGCCGCGGCGCTCGTCGCGCTCGCCGGCTCCCTCATGTCCCTGGGCGTGAGCCGCGGAACGATGCAGCGGCAGCTCGACCTGCTGGCCCGCCACACCCGGGAGCGCGCCGAGGGCGGCGCCTCCACCGCCGCGCCTGGCGTCCCTGAGCGGCTGGACGAGGTGGCCGGGCTCGAAGGCGCCATCGACTCGCTGCACGCCCAGCTGTCCGCGCGCAACGCGGCGCTCACCCAGGAGGCGCGCACCCTCACCGCCGTGCTCGACGGCATGACAGAAGGCGTCTGGGTGACGGACGCAGAGGGCACGGTGGTGCGCCACAACGACGCGCTCCGCCCCCTGCTGGCGTCCACGAACAGCCCGCTCACCGGCCAGCGCCCCCTGGCCCTCATCCGGAACGAGGCGCTGCACGACGCCGTGATGCGCGCCTGCCGGGAGAGCGCATCCAGCCACCTGGAGCTCACGCTGGACGGCCACTTCCCGCGCACGCTCTCCATCCGGGTGACGCCGCTGGCCAAGGATTTGCCGGGCAGCGCCGCCGTCTTCCACGACGTCACCGAGCTGCGCCGGCTGGAGAAGGTGCGCAAGGACTTCGTGGCCAACGTGTCGCACGAGCTGCGCACGCCCATCACCGCCATCCGCGGCTACGCGGAGACGCTCCAGGGCGGCGCCCTCAATGACCCCGTCATGGCGCCGAAGATGGTGGAAATCATCCACCGCCAGTCCGAACGCCTGTCCGAACTGGTGGAGGACCTGCTGGAGCTGTCCCGCCTGGAGTCGCGCGAGGTGAGCCTGAAGCTCGCCCGCGTCACCCTGGCCGACGCCGCCGCCCGCGCCGCCGACACCGTGCGCCCCAAGGCCGGGGGCAAGGGCCAGGTGGTTTCACTCCACGTCCCTCAAGACCTACTCGCAGTGGGGGACCCCCGTGCCGTGGAGCAGGTGCTGCTCAACCTGCTGGACAACGCGGTGAAGTACACGCCCGCGGGTGGCCGGGTGGATGTTTACGGTGAGTACGAGCAAGGCCGCTGCGTGGTGCGGGTGAAGGACACCGGGGTGGGCATCGAGGCCAAGCACCAGTCGCGCATCTTCGAGCGCTTCTACCGGGTGGACAAGGGCCGCAGCCGGGACATGGGGGGTACCGGACTGGGGCTCGCCATCGTCAAGCACCTGCTGCAGGCCATGGACGGCGAGGTCAAGGTGGAGAGCGAACCCAACGGGGGGAGCACCTTCACCATTTTTCTGCCCCTGGCGGCTTCATCGAGCGCGGCGACAGGGTAG
- a CDS encoding carbonic anhydrase — protein MRKLIRGLLDFQLNARSSYREKFALLAQEQKPDCLFIACADSRVVPNLLVSMDPGDLFVVRNVGNMVAPSDSKGQSTGDQSEAAALEFSLRSLPVEDIVVCGHSNCGAMKAVLAGGVGPENPNLKSWLEHGKAALQRMDANPTLGEGRSDYDRLSQNNVLLQLEHISTYPLVKERLDAGTLRLHGWWFDIATAQVHAWRPLLGRFIPMDELVGEALLRELGTDTHAPGALANGNGAQRMSVVARAQ, from the coding sequence GTGAGGAAGCTCATTCGCGGTCTGTTGGACTTTCAACTCAACGCCCGTTCCAGCTACCGGGAGAAGTTCGCGTTGCTGGCGCAGGAGCAGAAGCCGGATTGCCTCTTCATCGCCTGCGCGGACAGCCGCGTGGTGCCCAACCTGCTCGTGTCCATGGACCCGGGCGACCTGTTCGTGGTCCGCAACGTCGGCAACATGGTGGCGCCGTCGGATTCGAAGGGGCAGTCGACGGGCGACCAGTCCGAGGCGGCCGCGCTGGAGTTCTCGCTCCGCAGCCTGCCGGTGGAGGACATCGTCGTGTGCGGCCACTCGAACTGCGGCGCGATGAAGGCCGTCCTCGCTGGCGGCGTGGGGCCTGAGAACCCGAACCTCAAGAGCTGGCTCGAGCACGGCAAGGCCGCGCTCCAGCGGATGGATGCGAACCCGACGCTGGGGGAGGGCCGGTCGGATTACGATCGCCTGTCCCAGAACAACGTGCTGCTGCAGTTGGAGCACATCTCCACCTATCCGTTGGTGAAGGAGCGTCTCGACGCGGGCACCCTGCGGCTGCACGGCTGGTGGTTCGACATCGCCACCGCGCAGGTCCACGCCTGGCGCCCGTTGCTGGGCCGCTTCATCCCCATGGACGAACTGGTGGGCGAGGCACTGCTGCGCGAGCTGGGCACGGACACGCACGCCCCCGGCGCGCTCGCCAACGGCAACGGCGCTCAGCGCATGTCGGTGGTGGCCAGAGCTCAGTAG
- a CDS encoding tetratricopeptide repeat protein has translation MHAHGWRLRGWALILVLGLGARPGWSRPLFPEPVLSQLGPASPAITEAREQFDQGEFEDARRTILEGLDAPDLTDDQLVEMYRLLGLTALYLGDEPQARDAYEKLLQARPDYELPRSSPPKLRALYARIREDIKSRRVRPVTLDVDPIPDPPGGEPVVVEAAIQDLALGARARLFYRRAGDEAYSSVDFARERGPDGRPRERYRAVLPAYEVPTEAEAYEMEYYFEVADAAQRRLAGRGDSFQPLIFQVAPRAVRAGAAADPSSRPWYKSPWLWVGVGAVAIGATAGIVALTSGEERGRVPITIRVEPPAP, from the coding sequence ATGCACGCACATGGCTGGCGGTTGCGCGGGTGGGCCCTCATCCTGGTGCTGGGCCTGGGTGCCCGACCGGGCTGGAGCCGGCCCCTCTTCCCTGAGCCTGTTCTCTCGCAGCTCGGCCCGGCCAGCCCGGCCATCACCGAGGCCCGCGAGCAGTTCGACCAGGGCGAATTCGAAGACGCACGTCGCACCATCCTGGAAGGCCTGGATGCGCCGGACCTGACGGATGATCAGTTGGTGGAGATGTACCGCCTGCTGGGCCTCACGGCCCTCTACCTGGGGGACGAGCCCCAGGCGCGCGACGCCTACGAGAAGCTGCTCCAGGCCCGGCCGGACTACGAGCTCCCCCGCAGCTCCCCGCCCAAGCTGCGCGCCCTCTACGCGCGCATCCGCGAGGACATCAAGAGCCGGCGCGTCCGCCCCGTCACCCTGGACGTGGACCCCATCCCTGATCCGCCGGGTGGCGAGCCCGTCGTCGTGGAGGCCGCCATCCAGGACCTGGCGCTGGGCGCCCGCGCGCGCCTCTTCTACCGGCGCGCCGGTGACGAGGCCTACAGCTCGGTGGACTTCGCACGTGAGCGAGGCCCCGACGGCCGCCCCCGCGAGCGCTACCGCGCGGTGCTGCCGGCCTATGAAGTGCCCACCGAGGCCGAGGCCTACGAGATGGAGTACTACTTCGAGGTCGCGGACGCGGCGCAGCGCCGGCTCGCGGGCCGGGGAGACTCCTTCCAGCCGCTCATCTTCCAGGTGGCGCCCCGGGCCGTGCGCGCCGGCGCCGCCGCCGACCCGTCCTCCCGTCCCTGGTACAAGAGCCCCTGGCTCTGGGTGGGCGTGGGCGCGGTGGCCATTGGCGCCACCGCCGGCATCGTGGCGCTGACCTCCGGCGAAGAGCGGGGCCGCGTTCCCATCACCATCCGCGTGGAGCCCCCCGCCCCATGA
- a CDS encoding SixA phosphatase family protein, translated as MSARELPLLFIRHAVAEDSHVLGDEARALTPEGRAAFRHHARKLARLTPLRGIITSPLVRAVQTAELLAEAFGVSGVEVHPALLPQRGAHKRIVDLGRERGAGWALVGHNPSLERAAIRALEHELPDKLRKGAALALHPLKNGGFTLAWWATPGKPVKRPGDLR; from the coding sequence ATGTCTGCACGCGAGCTGCCGCTGCTGTTCATCCGCCACGCCGTCGCGGAGGACTCTCACGTCCTGGGCGATGAGGCGCGCGCCCTCACCCCGGAAGGCCGCGCCGCCTTCCGCCACCATGCACGCAAGCTGGCACGCCTCACGCCACTGCGCGGCATCATCACCAGTCCGCTGGTGCGTGCCGTCCAGACGGCGGAGCTGCTCGCCGAGGCCTTCGGCGTGTCCGGCGTGGAGGTCCACCCCGCCCTGCTGCCCCAGCGCGGCGCGCACAAGCGCATCGTCGACCTGGGCCGCGAGCGCGGAGCGGGCTGGGCCCTGGTGGGCCACAACCCCTCGCTGGAGCGCGCGGCCATTCGCGCCCTGGAGCATGAGCTGCCGGACAAGCTGCGCAAGGGCGCGGCGCTGGCGCTCCATCCCCTGAAGAACGGCGGCTTCACGCTCGCGTGGTGGGCCACGCCGGGCAAGCCCGTGAAGCGCCCCGGCGACCTGCGCTGA
- a CDS encoding YceD family protein yields MLVKVDQIKDAGLKLEEPVNLELLGETLGGAASGEDTGFRATAPATLKASLRKLSGGVLLEGRFTVDVTSPCKRCLADVAMKVPVEFTLNLVPESLARGDDFKDDDEKAMEKKERSQGESGGSFELDDVDQELFDGKTINLDPIVREQLLLALPMNAVCRDDCKGLCSQCGANRNEVACTCETRPVDPRLAPLKNIKLNN; encoded by the coding sequence ATGCTCGTAAAGGTTGATCAAATCAAGGACGCAGGGCTGAAGCTCGAGGAGCCCGTCAATCTCGAGCTGCTCGGTGAGACGCTGGGAGGCGCTGCCTCCGGCGAGGATACCGGATTCCGGGCCACGGCCCCGGCGACGTTGAAGGCGTCGCTGCGCAAGCTGAGCGGCGGCGTGCTGCTGGAGGGGCGCTTCACGGTGGACGTCACCAGCCCCTGTAAGCGCTGCCTCGCCGACGTGGCCATGAAGGTCCCCGTGGAGTTCACGCTCAACCTGGTGCCGGAGTCCCTGGCTCGGGGCGACGACTTCAAGGATGACGACGAGAAGGCCATGGAGAAGAAGGAGCGCAGCCAGGGTGAGTCTGGCGGCTCCTTCGAACTGGACGACGTGGATCAGGAGCTCTTCGACGGGAAGACCATCAACCTGGACCCCATCGTCCGGGAGCAGCTCCTGCTGGCCCTGCCGATGAACGCCGTGTGCCGGGACGACTGCAAGGGCCTGTGCTCGCAGTGCGGCGCGAACCGCAACGAGGTCGCCTGCACCTGTGAGACCCGGCCCGTGGACCCGCGGCTGGCGCCGCTGAAGAACATCAAGCTCAACAACTGA
- a CDS encoding sulfite exporter TauE/SafE family protein — translation MTPFLFMLVVLGFSVGAGLLGSLLGIGGGLILIPVLTLLLKVDIQYAVGASIVSVIATSSGAAAAYVRDRMANTRVAMFLELATTAGALSGAFMSGLVGGRGVYLVFGGVMAWSALVMLRRMRASAETPVPADALADRLALHGSYWDESQGREVSYRVTRPLTGLGLMYVAGTVSGMLGIGSGALKVPAMDLAMRLPLKVSTATSNFMIGVTAAASAGVYFARGNIDPFIAGPVCVGVTLGAWLGSRHLMARVNSTWLRALFVGVLLWVAFEMLRKGWAS, via the coding sequence ATGACTCCCTTCCTCTTCATGCTCGTCGTCCTGGGGTTTTCCGTGGGTGCGGGACTGCTGGGCTCGCTGCTGGGTATCGGCGGCGGGCTCATCCTGATTCCCGTGCTCACGTTGCTCCTGAAAGTGGACATCCAGTACGCGGTGGGGGCGTCCATCGTCTCCGTCATCGCCACGTCCAGCGGCGCGGCGGCGGCCTACGTGCGCGACCGGATGGCCAACACCCGCGTGGCCATGTTCCTGGAGCTGGCGACCACCGCGGGCGCGCTCAGCGGCGCATTCATGTCCGGGCTGGTGGGTGGGCGCGGCGTGTACCTCGTCTTTGGCGGCGTCATGGCGTGGTCGGCGCTGGTGATGCTGCGGCGGATGCGGGCGAGCGCCGAGACGCCAGTGCCCGCGGACGCGCTGGCGGACCGGCTGGCGCTGCACGGCAGCTACTGGGATGAGTCGCAGGGCCGTGAGGTGTCCTACCGCGTCACGCGGCCGCTGACGGGACTGGGGCTGATGTACGTGGCGGGCACGGTGAGCGGCATGCTGGGCATCGGCTCGGGCGCGCTCAAGGTGCCGGCCATGGACCTGGCCATGCGGCTGCCGCTGAAGGTGTCCACGGCCACCAGCAACTTCATGATTGGCGTGACGGCGGCGGCCAGCGCGGGCGTCTACTTCGCGCGCGGCAACATCGACCCGTTCATCGCGGGGCCGGTGTGCGTGGGCGTCACGCTGGGCGCGTGGCTGGGCTCGCGCCACCTGATGGCCCGGGTGAACAGCACATGGCTGCGCGCGCTCTTCGTGGGCGTGCTGCTGTGGGTGGCCTTCGAGATGCTGCGCAAGGGGTGGGCGTCATGA
- a CDS encoding DUF1634 domain-containing protein yields the protein MSEAPKLEPRSLEAVTAAVQDGEDASLLHPELLISDLLRYGVAASLALVTLGTVVTFFRHPDYLVSSEALLRLTSPHPVPHTLGDVVAGALAARGQAFVMAGLLVMMAVPVMRVALSLLIFRQQKDRLYVGITATVLAMLVLSFLLGAAH from the coding sequence ATGAGCGAGGCACCGAAGCTAGAGCCGCGAAGCCTTGAGGCCGTCACCGCGGCGGTGCAGGACGGCGAGGACGCTTCGCTGCTCCATCCGGAGCTGCTCATCAGCGACTTGCTGCGGTACGGCGTGGCCGCCAGCCTGGCGTTGGTGACGCTGGGCACCGTGGTGACCTTCTTCCGCCACCCGGACTACCTCGTTTCATCCGAGGCGTTGCTGCGCCTCACCTCGCCGCACCCGGTGCCGCACACCCTGGGGGACGTCGTGGCGGGGGCGCTGGCCGCCCGGGGCCAGGCGTTCGTCATGGCGGGACTGCTGGTGATGATGGCCGTACCGGTGATGCGGGTGGCCCTGTCGCTGCTCATCTTCCGCCAGCAGAAGGACCGGCTCTACGTGGGAATCACCGCCACGGTGCTGGCCATGCTCGTCCTGTCCTTCCTGCTGGGCGCGGCGCACTGA
- a CDS encoding sigma-54-dependent transcriptional regulator: protein MSTYLLLVDDDRTFASLAASVLRHEGFRVTLAHSLHDARGAMSREAPDLVVLDRRLPDGDGIDFLPELRAQLPNTPVLMVTAHGDIASAVEAIQAGARDYLSKPVELDDLVLRARRAVADLQLQERLRLAESELGGRRRLSRPHSPKMLAALQMLERIAKAPRSPVLLLGETGVGKEVIARHLHALQGGQGSFVHVNCAALPATMVESELFGHERGAFTDARTARRGLVEVAAGGVLFLDEVGELPLQLQAKLLTFLDKGAFRRLGGTAELSSSARVVTATNRDLTKEVAEGRFREDLYFRLSVFRVDIPPLRERREDLLPLAQSLVAELGAELGRRPVSFSSAARARLERYPFPGNVRELRNVLERALVLEAGPELELAALEPQGTSGPPDVDPDAFVVSGAPRPLQDVERLYVRHVLARLDGRRMEAARVLGLSYPTFLRRLEEE from the coding sequence ATGAGCACCTATCTGTTGCTGGTCGATGACGACCGGACCTTCGCCTCGCTGGCGGCCTCCGTGCTGCGACACGAGGGCTTCCGCGTCACGCTGGCGCATTCACTCCACGACGCACGTGGGGCCATGTCCCGCGAGGCGCCGGACCTGGTGGTGTTGGACCGGCGCCTGCCGGACGGGGACGGCATCGACTTCCTGCCGGAGCTGCGCGCCCAGCTTCCGAACACGCCCGTGTTGATGGTGACGGCGCACGGCGACATCGCCAGCGCGGTGGAGGCCATCCAGGCGGGCGCGCGCGACTACCTGTCCAAGCCGGTGGAGCTGGATGACCTGGTGCTGCGCGCCCGTCGCGCCGTCGCGGACCTGCAGCTCCAGGAGCGGCTGCGTCTGGCGGAGAGCGAGCTGGGCGGACGGCGGCGCCTGTCGCGTCCGCACTCGCCGAAGATGCTCGCCGCGCTGCAGATGCTGGAGCGCATCGCCAAGGCGCCGCGCAGCCCGGTGCTGCTGCTGGGCGAGACGGGCGTGGGCAAGGAGGTGATTGCGCGCCACCTGCACGCGCTGCAAGGTGGGCAGGGCTCCTTCGTCCACGTCAACTGCGCCGCGCTGCCCGCCACGATGGTGGAAAGCGAACTCTTCGGCCACGAGCGCGGCGCCTTCACCGACGCGCGAACCGCCCGCCGCGGCCTGGTGGAAGTGGCCGCGGGCGGCGTGCTCTTCCTGGACGAGGTGGGCGAGTTGCCGCTGCAGCTCCAGGCGAAGCTGCTCACCTTCCTGGACAAGGGCGCCTTCCGCCGCCTGGGTGGCACCGCCGAGCTGAGCAGCAGCGCGCGCGTGGTGACGGCCACCAACCGCGACCTGACCAAGGAGGTGGCCGAGGGCCGCTTCCGCGAGGACCTCTACTTCCGCCTGAGCGTCTTCCGGGTGGACATTCCGCCGCTGCGCGAGCGCCGCGAGGACTTGTTGCCTCTTGCACAGTCCCTGGTGGCGGAGCTGGGCGCCGAGCTGGGGCGCCGGCCCGTGAGCTTCTCCAGCGCCGCGCGCGCCCGGCTGGAGCGCTACCCGTTCCCCGGCAACGTCCGTGAGCTGCGCAACGTGCTCGAACGGGCCCTGGTGCTGGAGGCCGGACCCGAACTGGAGCTCGCCGCCCTGGAGCCGCAGGGCACCAGCGGCCCGCCCGATGTGGACCCCGACGCGTTCGTCGTCTCTGGGGCTCCGCGCCCCTTGCAGGACGTGGAGCGGTTGTACGTCCGGCACGTCCTCGCCCGCTTGGATGGGCGCCGGATGGAGGCCGCCCGGGTGCTGGGGCTCTCCTATCCCACCTTCCTCCGCCGGCTTGAGGAGGAGTAG
- a CDS encoding response regulator: MSRILIIEDEQDLAGLVDYNLRAAGFETETASTGASGLAKARAHPPDLVLLDLMLPDVAGSEVLRMLKADTELRKASVIIVSAKGQESDRVQGLELGADDYVVKPFSVRELLLRVKAVLRRADAEDGPSAVLASGDISLDTTRHQVRVKGEEVLLTALEFRLLRTLLERSDRVQTREVLLSDVWGIQAEIHTRTVDTHIKRLREKLGPAGDIIETVRGVGYKLSPP, translated from the coding sequence ATGTCGCGCATCCTGATTATCGAGGACGAGCAGGACCTGGCAGGTCTCGTCGACTACAACCTGCGGGCCGCGGGCTTCGAGACGGAGACGGCCAGCACCGGCGCGAGCGGGCTCGCCAAGGCGCGCGCGCATCCGCCAGACCTGGTGCTGCTGGACCTGATGCTGCCGGACGTGGCGGGCAGCGAGGTGCTGCGCATGCTCAAGGCGGACACCGAGCTGCGCAAGGCGTCCGTCATCATCGTCAGCGCGAAGGGCCAGGAGTCCGACCGGGTGCAGGGCCTGGAGCTGGGCGCGGACGACTACGTGGTGAAGCCCTTCTCCGTCCGCGAGCTCCTTCTGCGCGTCAAGGCCGTGCTGCGCCGCGCGGACGCGGAGGACGGCCCCTCCGCGGTGCTCGCCTCCGGCGACATCAGCCTGGACACCACCCGCCACCAGGTGCGTGTGAAGGGCGAGGAAGTGCTCCTCACCGCGCTGGAGTTCCGCCTGCTGCGCACGCTGCTGGAGCGCTCGGACCGGGTGCAGACGCGCGAGGTGCTGCTGTCGGACGTCTGGGGCATCCAGGCGGAGATCCACACCCGCACCGTGGACACGCACATCAAGCGGCTGCGCGAGAAGCTGGGCCCCGCCGGGGACATCATCGAGACGGTGCGCGGCGTGGGCTACAAGCTCAGCCCTCCGTGA
- a CDS encoding SulP family inorganic anion transporter, which produces MSTSKSPEGVASPWKALATDLPASLVVFLVALPLCMGIALASGAPIVSGLIAGVIGGIVVGLFGGVPLQVSGPAAGLAVMVFGFIQQMGLAMTCAAVAVAGVVQMILGGLKVARGALAISPAVIHGMMAGIGILIVLGQVHIVMGGAPQSSAWQNVKELPGQIADLHGSATLLGLLTIGLMVAWQFVPGKLKKVPGPLVAVVSATAAATFMGADVARVDLPENIFSSIQLPTFPKGDWVAFGTAVLSLALVASAESLLSAVATDKMHTGPRANLDRELFGQGLANTISGLAGGLPITGVIVRSATNITAGAKTRLSGTLHGVWLLLFITLLGSVAGLVPLTVLAGLLVFVGAKLVNVHHIRELQKRGELAVYLVTVAGVVGVNLLAGIGMGLAFAALRLLWHLGSVKVDVHQQAHASYQVRISGALTFVGVPKLSTALAQVPTGSKVELDLAVQTLDHSGHEALESWCDTHCKTGGSVFAESLEDVWSRKGTVKPSSPVVVDGPNHNSLVSGGAQ; this is translated from the coding sequence ATGTCGACTTCGAAGAGTCCTGAGGGCGTTGCTTCCCCCTGGAAGGCGCTGGCCACGGACCTGCCTGCTTCCCTGGTGGTGTTCCTGGTGGCGTTGCCGTTGTGTATGGGTATCGCGCTGGCTTCAGGCGCGCCCATCGTCAGCGGGCTCATTGCGGGTGTGATTGGCGGCATCGTGGTGGGGCTCTTTGGAGGCGTGCCCCTCCAGGTGAGCGGTCCCGCGGCCGGCCTCGCGGTCATGGTGTTTGGCTTCATCCAGCAGATGGGCCTGGCGATGACGTGCGCGGCCGTGGCCGTCGCGGGCGTGGTGCAGATGATTCTCGGTGGGTTGAAGGTGGCGCGCGGCGCGCTGGCCATCTCTCCCGCCGTCATCCACGGGATGATGGCCGGCATCGGCATCCTCATCGTCCTGGGGCAGGTCCACATCGTGATGGGCGGCGCGCCGCAGTCGAGCGCGTGGCAGAACGTGAAGGAGCTGCCGGGGCAGATTGCGGACCTTCATGGCTCCGCGACGCTGCTGGGCCTGCTGACCATCGGCTTGATGGTGGCGTGGCAGTTCGTTCCCGGAAAGTTGAAGAAAGTCCCCGGTCCGCTCGTGGCCGTGGTGAGCGCCACCGCGGCGGCGACCTTCATGGGCGCCGACGTGGCCCGGGTGGACCTGCCGGAGAACATCTTCTCCAGCATCCAACTGCCCACCTTCCCCAAGGGCGACTGGGTCGCCTTCGGCACGGCGGTGCTGTCGCTGGCGTTGGTCGCGAGCGCGGAGTCGCTCTTGAGCGCGGTGGCCACGGACAAGATGCACACGGGCCCCCGCGCGAACCTGGACCGCGAGCTCTTCGGTCAGGGCCTGGCGAACACGATTTCGGGTCTGGCGGGCGGCCTGCCCATCACCGGCGTCATCGTTCGCAGCGCCACCAACATCACCGCCGGCGCGAAGACGCGGCTGTCGGGCACGCTGCACGGCGTATGGCTGCTCCTGTTCATCACGTTGCTCGGCTCGGTGGCGGGGCTCGTTCCCCTCACCGTGCTGGCGGGTCTGCTCGTCTTCGTCGGCGCCAAGCTGGTGAACGTGCACCACATCCGTGAGCTCCAGAAGCGTGGGGAGCTGGCCGTGTACCTGGTGACGGTGGCCGGCGTGGTGGGCGTCAACCTGCTGGCCGGTATCGGCATGGGCCTGGCGTTCGCGGCGCTGCGCCTGCTGTGGCACCTGGGCAGCGTCAAGGTGGACGTGCACCAGCAGGCGCATGCGTCCTATCAGGTGCGAATCTCGGGTGCGCTGACGTTCGTCGGCGTCCCCAAGCTGTCCACCGCGCTGGCGCAGGTTCCGACGGGCTCCAAGGTGGAACTGGACCTGGCGGTGCAGACGCTGGACCACTCCGGGCACGAAGCCCTGGAGAGCTGGTGCGACACACATTGCAAGACGGGCGGCTCGGTGTTCGCCGAGTCGCTCGAAGATGTCTGGAGCCGCAAGGGCACGGTGAAGCCGAGCAGCCCCGTGGTCGTTGACGGTCCCAATCACAACTCGCTTGTCTCTGGAGGTGCGCAGTGA
- a CDS encoding metallophosphoesterase family protein, which yields MRVAILADIHGNLPACEAVLEDIARSVSPDYIVAAGDLALRGAHPRETVDLLFDRCDSVLMGNTDCYLAGNYLGGAYREKDHWKTELLRWTRDQLGGALLEKLGALPFSVRYTPRKGQDLFVCHANPRNLEESLDPTLDDVAVRRFFSHLDAAACAFGHLHFPYRRRVGRMLIADVASAGIPRDGDLRPAYGVFTFTPKGWRVQIRRVRYPVRKATQALTARRVPGGPLLVHKLVEARYRHHNALMEAARRHSGLPPPGPVLRPPPGAASRAAATPMDSRPSPEVDPASLPTDLDGTVTGAAPLPLDALNDFEG from the coding sequence ATGCGGGTCGCCATCCTCGCGGACATCCACGGCAATCTTCCCGCCTGCGAGGCCGTCCTCGAGGACATCGCCCGCTCTGTATCGCCCGACTACATCGTCGCGGCCGGAGACCTGGCGCTGCGTGGCGCCCATCCCCGGGAGACGGTGGACCTGCTCTTCGACCGGTGTGACTCCGTCCTGATGGGCAACACCGACTGCTACCTGGCGGGCAACTACCTGGGCGGCGCCTACCGGGAGAAGGACCACTGGAAGACGGAGCTGCTGCGCTGGACGCGGGACCAGTTGGGCGGCGCGCTGCTGGAGAAGCTGGGCGCCCTGCCCTTCTCCGTGCGCTACACGCCGCGCAAGGGACAGGACCTCTTCGTCTGCCACGCCAACCCGCGCAACCTCGAGGAGTCGCTGGACCCCACGCTGGATGACGTCGCGGTGCGCCGCTTCTTCAGCCACCTGGACGCGGCGGCCTGCGCCTTCGGGCACCTGCACTTCCCCTACCGCCGCCGCGTGGGCCGCATGCTCATCGCGGACGTGGCCAGCGCGGGCATCCCCCGGGACGGAGACCTGCGCCCCGCCTACGGCGTCTTCACCTTCACGCCCAAGGGTTGGCGGGTGCAGATTCGCCGGGTGCGCTACCCGGTGCGCAAGGCCACCCAGGCCCTCACCGCGCGCCGCGTCCCCGGCGGACCGCTCCTGGTCCACAAGCTGGTGGAGGCGCGCTACCGCCACCACAACGCGCTGATGGAGGCCGCGCGGCGCCACTCCGGCCTGCCACCGCCGGGCCCGGTGCTCCGCCCGCCGCCAGGGGCCGCCTCGCGCGCCGCGGCCACGCCCATGGACAGTCGTCCCTCCCCGGAGGTCGACCCCGCCTCGTTGCCCACGGACCTGGACGGAACCGTGACGGGCGCGGCGCCGCTGCCCCTGGACGCGCTCAACGATTTCGAAGGGTAG